The Kordia sp. SMS9 DNA window TTTCCAATAACAAACTTAAACGTGCCTGTAAACGCTGTAAACTCCTTAATTGGTGGCATGTTGGTAAACACAATCGGCGTTTTTGGATAACTCTCACGAATTGTATCAATCAAGGCGCGGACATCTTTGTTCCATCTTTTTGGAGTACTTAGTTTAAAACTATCATTTCCGCCAAGTCCAATCACAATCAAATCAGCAGTTTGTTCCGTTATTTCTGGAATGATCTTTTGATGGACACATTTCGCCGTATAGCCACTTTTTGCATATACTTTCCATGAAACATTGGCTGAAATTTGTGCCGTCAATTCTTTGGCGAGCGTTCCTGTAAATCCAGATTCATGTGTAGATGCGCCAACTCCAGCAATGGTACTTTCGCCAATGGCAAGCATTTGAAACGATTGATCGCTTTCGGTGGTAGACATTCCTTCTACATCGGTAGCTTCTGGCAAATCGGGAATGGTTCTCCGAATTTTTTGTCCTTGAAAATACAAAATGGGCAACAACGGAACGGAAACAATCGCGCCAAGCGTATATTTAATATTCATAATCATTTCAAATTAGCGTTTAAATATACAATTTTGAAGCTTATAATTAATTTTGTTTAATCATTTTGTATCTTTGTTAAACAAAAATACCTCATGAAGAAAACACACTTACCTACAAAAGTCTGCAAAGTATGCGAAAAATCTTTTACTTGGCGTAAAAAGTGGGAACGTGTGTGGGACGAAGTTCAATACTGTAGCGAACGTTGTCGAAGAAATAAAAATAAGAAGCAAAATGACTAAAACAGGATTGGTTTGGTTTCGAAATGATTTGCGTATACACGATCAAATTTCGTTGGTAAAGGCGGCAAAAGAAAACAGTTTTGTCATGGCTGTGTATTGTTTTGATCCGCGACATTTTGAAAAAGACCGTTTCGGATTTGTCAAAACAGGAAACTATCGCGCACAATTTTTAATAGAAACGGTAAACGATTTGCAAGATCTGTTGAACGCGTTGAACATTCCGTTATTTGTTCATATAGAAAAGCCTGAAAAAACAATTGCTGACTATGTAAAGATTCACAAAGTAACTTCTGTATATTCACAAAAAGAATGGACATCCGAAGAAGTAAGGGTTGCCGAAAACGTACAAAAAGAACTTCCTAGCGAAGTACATTGGGTAGAAAGTTACGATCAGTTTTTGTATCATCCTGAGGACATTCCGATGGCAATCGACAACATTCCACAAGTATTCACGGCATTTCGAAAAAAGTGTGAAAAATATGCCAGCATTCGCAAATTGGAAACGATTGCAAAAATGCCAGAAAAAAACCGCATTCCGCATCTGACGAAAGTCCCAACATTACAAGATTTAGGATTGTCAAGTTTTGAACAAGATGCAAGAACCGCATTTCCGTTTACAGGTGGCGAAACCGCAGGATTACAACGTTTGCAAGACTATGCTTGGAACACGAAAAAATTATCTTATTACAAAAAAACACGCAACGGATTGGTAGGAACGGATTACAGTTCTAAATTTTCAGCATGGTTGGCGAATGGAAGTTTATCGCCGCGAAAAATTTACCATGAAGTTAAAAAATACGAATCCGAAATTATCAAAAATCAATCTACCTATTGGATGATTTTTGAATTGATTTGGCGCGATTTTTTCAAATACATTTCCCTAAAACACGGAAGTAATATCTTTAAACTAGAAGGTATTTTGCAGCAACCGTACGAATGGAGTCAAGATGCGCGATTCATTCAACAATGGATTGATGGCGAAACGGCCGAACCTTTTGTCAATGCAAACATGCTCGAACTCAAACATACAGGTTGGATGAGCAATCGCGGACGGCAAAATGTAGCTTCGTATTTTGCCAGAACCTTGCAACTCGATTGGCGTATTGGCGCCGCGTATTTTGAATCGTTATTGCTTGATTATGATGTGCATAGCAATTATGGAAATTGGCTCTATGTTTCAGGCGTTGGAAACGATCCGCGCAATCGAACCTTTAATGTGCAATTGCAAGCCGAACGCTACGATGGCAATAACAAATTTCAAAATCTCTGGTTACAAACAAGTTTATTTTAAATGAAAACGTTACGATTAATTTTAGGCGATCAGCTCAATCAGCAACATTCGTGGTATGATGATACCAATGATGAAATTGTGTATTTTATGGCGGAAATGCGTCAAGAAACCGATTATGTAAAACATCACATTCAAAAAGTGGTGGCGTTTTTTAAAAGTATGCGTTCGTTTGCAGCTTGGCTAGAAAAGGAACAACACGAAGTTGTGTATTATACTTTGGATGACAAAAACAATCAACAGGATTTAGTAGCGAATTTGAAGCAACTCATTACGGAACACAACATAGAAAAGTTTGACTACCAATTGCCTGACGAATACCGTTTGGATGAACAGTTAAAAGCTTTTTGTGACGAATTGGAGATTGAAACAGAAGCTTTTGATACAGAACATTTTTTAACGTCACGAACCGATTTTACAGACTTTTTTGAAGGAAAGAAACAACTAGTGATGGAATATTTTTATCGCAATATGCGAAAGAAGTATGATATTATGATGCTGAATGAAAAAGATCCGGAAGGAGGCAAATGGAATTTTGATCAAAGCAATCGAAAAAAGTGGAAAGGCGAACCTGAAATTCCGCAAGAAAAACAAATAGAAAATTCGGTGGAAGAAATCTACGAAATGATTCAAGCTGCGAAAGTAGAAACGATAGGAACTATTGATATTGACAACTTTCATTGGCCAACCGATCGTGAATCGTGTTTGGACGTTTTGAATTATTTTTGTGAGAACTTACTCGTTCATTTCGGAGATTACCAAGATGCGATGCATACGGAAGAACATTTCCTATTTCACAGTCGTTTGTCCTTTGCGATGAATTCTAAAATGTTGCATCCGAAAGAAGTGATAGAAACTGTCATTTCGTATTGGCGCGATCATAAAGATGCGATTGACATTTCGCAAGTTGAAGGTTTTGTGCGACAAATTTTGGGCTGGCGCGAATATATGCGCGGAATGTATTGGAAAGAAATGCCAAATTACAGAACTTTGAACAAATTGAACAATTCTAATAAACTTCCTGACTTTTTCTGGACGGGAAATACGAAAATGAATTGTTTGAAGCATGCCATTTCGCAAAGTTTAGAGCATTCGTATGCGCATCACATTCAACGATTGATGATTACGGGGAATTTTGCTTTGCTCACGCAGACTGATCCTGACGAAGTGGATCAATGGTATTTGGGCATTTATATTGATGCGATTGAGTGGGTTGAAATTACCAACACACGCGGAATGAGTCAGTTTGCCGATGGCGGATTGGTAGCTACAAAACCGTATGTTTCTAGCGGAAGCTATATCAATAAAATGAGCAATTATTGTAAAGATTGTGTATATAAAGTGTCTAAAAAAGAAACCGAAGATGCGTGTCCGTTTAACTCGCTATATTGGAATTTTTTAGATGATAAACGTGAACATTTCAAAGACAATAATCGCATGAATATGATGATGAGTTTGTTGAATAAAATGGACAGAGAAAAATTAACAGCGCTGAAAGAACGCGCGCAAGATGTAATTGCAAATCCTGATAAGTATTAAATGAAAGTAGAAATTGAAGTTATGCAAGAAGAAGAAGACAAAAGACCTGATAATGTGGTGTTTGATGAAGAAAGCAACAGCTATAATGCGGCGTTAAAACCGTATGCAACCAATGTTGGCGCGCCTATAATTACGACACCAGACACCGTAACTTGGAAAAACGTAAACATTGATAAAGTCAACAAGCAAGTCAAAGCGCGTTACGACGAACTCAAAGCGGAATACGATGCATTGATGGAGAAGTTTGAATACAACAACTTGATTTACAGCGCAAAATTCAACTTTGAACCGATTGTTGGCGAAATCTATCATTTATATCGCGATAAAAATCAACAGCCATTTTTGTCCATCATTGCGCCAAGTCAATGTAATTTTGACTTTGTAGAAACCTTTCGTTTGAATGCGGATAAAATGTGGGAAGTGGTGGAAGAGTAATTTTTTAATGAATCAATTTGATAATTTGAAGATGTGTCAATGTTGTTTCAAAAGAAATTATATGTTTTACTAGAAACAGTTCGTTTCTGTTTTTTGCCACGAATACACAAATTATTTTTTGTCTTACGGATCGTCACTTCGAGTGATTTTGAGGCACGAAAAATTGTATCGAGAAGTACTTTGAATATACTTATTTTGATGTAATAAATTAGTGTTTTTCTATGATAGGATATTCTATTTTTTTTTCCGTCTCAATTAATGATATGAATTTGGTTAATCTTTTTTTAAAAAAAAGTCTAACTTGAGTTATTAACAAGTTCGTGATTTTTATGATCACTTTAAAAATCACTTATTCCGCTTTCTCATAG harbors:
- a CDS encoding SGNH/GDSL hydrolase family protein, whose amino-acid sequence is MNIKYTLGAIVSVPLLPILYFQGQKIRRTIPDLPEATDVEGMSTTESDQSFQMLAIGESTIAGVGASTHESGFTGTLAKELTAQISANVSWKVYAKSGYTAKCVHQKIIPEITEQTADLIVIGLGGNDSFKLSTPKRWNKDVRALIDTIRESYPKTPIVFTNMPPIKEFTAFTGTFKFVIGNLVILLGEELEKVVKDYDNVFYNAKELKYEELINRMNLDASPEDFFSDGVHPSELAYQIWAKDVAEFIQEKDILAN
- a CDS encoding DUF2256 domain-containing protein — encoded protein: MKKTHLPTKVCKVCEKSFTWRKKWERVWDEVQYCSERCRRNKNKKQND
- a CDS encoding DASH family cryptochrome — protein: MTKTGLVWFRNDLRIHDQISLVKAAKENSFVMAVYCFDPRHFEKDRFGFVKTGNYRAQFLIETVNDLQDLLNALNIPLFVHIEKPEKTIADYVKIHKVTSVYSQKEWTSEEVRVAENVQKELPSEVHWVESYDQFLYHPEDIPMAIDNIPQVFTAFRKKCEKYASIRKLETIAKMPEKNRIPHLTKVPTLQDLGLSSFEQDARTAFPFTGGETAGLQRLQDYAWNTKKLSYYKKTRNGLVGTDYSSKFSAWLANGSLSPRKIYHEVKKYESEIIKNQSTYWMIFELIWRDFFKYISLKHGSNIFKLEGILQQPYEWSQDARFIQQWIDGETAEPFVNANMLELKHTGWMSNRGRQNVASYFARTLQLDWRIGAAYFESLLLDYDVHSNYGNWLYVSGVGNDPRNRTFNVQLQAERYDGNNKFQNLWLQTSLF
- a CDS encoding cryptochrome/photolyase family protein, coding for MKTLRLILGDQLNQQHSWYDDTNDEIVYFMAEMRQETDYVKHHIQKVVAFFKSMRSFAAWLEKEQHEVVYYTLDDKNNQQDLVANLKQLITEHNIEKFDYQLPDEYRLDEQLKAFCDELEIETEAFDTEHFLTSRTDFTDFFEGKKQLVMEYFYRNMRKKYDIMMLNEKDPEGGKWNFDQSNRKKWKGEPEIPQEKQIENSVEEIYEMIQAAKVETIGTIDIDNFHWPTDRESCLDVLNYFCENLLVHFGDYQDAMHTEEHFLFHSRLSFAMNSKMLHPKEVIETVISYWRDHKDAIDISQVEGFVRQILGWREYMRGMYWKEMPNYRTLNKLNNSNKLPDFFWTGNTKMNCLKHAISQSLEHSYAHHIQRLMITGNFALLTQTDPDEVDQWYLGIYIDAIEWVEITNTRGMSQFADGGLVATKPYVSSGSYINKMSNYCKDCVYKVSKKETEDACPFNSLYWNFLDDKREHFKDNNRMNMMMSLLNKMDREKLTALKERAQDVIANPDKY
- a CDS encoding DUF2452 domain-containing protein, encoding MKVEIEVMQEEEDKRPDNVVFDEESNSYNAALKPYATNVGAPIITTPDTVTWKNVNIDKVNKQVKARYDELKAEYDALMEKFEYNNLIYSAKFNFEPIVGEIYHLYRDKNQQPFLSIIAPSQCNFDFVETFRLNADKMWEVVEE